A portion of the Symphalangus syndactylus isolate Jambi chromosome 13, NHGRI_mSymSyn1-v2.1_pri, whole genome shotgun sequence genome contains these proteins:
- the LOC129459452 gene encoding cytochrome P450 4F2 — MFQLSLSWLGLGPGAASPWLLLLLVGASWLLARVLAWTYTFYDNCHRLRCFPQPPRRNWFWGHQGMVNPTEEGMRVVTQLVATYPQGFKVWMGPISPILSLCHPDIIRSVINASAAIAPKAKVFYSFLKPWLGDGLLLSAGDKWSRHRRMLTPAFHFNILKPYMKIFNDSVNIMHAKWQLLASEGSACLDMFEHISLMTLDSLQKCVFSFDSHCQEKPSEYIAAILELSALVSKRHHEILLHIDFLYYLTPDGQRFRRACRLVHDFTDAVIQERRRTLPSQGVDDFLQAKAKSKTLDFIDVLLLSKDEDGKKLSDEDIRAEADTFMFEGHDTTASGLSWVLYHLAKHPEYQEHCRKEVQELLKDREPKEIEWDDLAQLPFLTMCIKESLRLHPPVPVISRRVTQDIVLPDGRVIPKGIICLISVFGTHHNPAVWPDPEVYDPFRFDPENIKERSPLAFIPFSAGPRNCIGQTFAMAEMKVVLALTLLRFRVLPDHTEPRRKPELVLRAEGGLWLRVEPLN, encoded by the exons ATGTTCCAGCTGAGCCTTTCCTGGCTAGGCCTCGGGCCAGGGGCAGCATCCCCATGGCTGCTCCTCCTGCTGGTCGGGGCCTCCTGGCTTCTGGCCCGTGTCCTGGCCTGGACCTACACCTTCTATGACAACTGCCACCGCCTGCGGTGTTTCCCACAACCCCCGAGACGGAACTGGTTTTGGGGACACCAGGGCATG GTCAACCCCACAGAGGAGGGCATGAGAGTTGTGACTCAGCTGGTGGCCACCTACCCTCAGGGCTTTAAGGTCTGGATGGGCCCCATCTCGCCCATCCTCAGTTTGTGCCACCCCGACATCATCCGGTCTGTCATCAATGCCTCAG CTGCCATTGCACCAAAGGCCAAGGTCTTCTACAGCTTCCTGAAGCCCTGGCTGG GGGATGGGCTCCTGCTGAGTGCTGGTGACAAGTGGAGCCGCCATCGTCGGATGCTGACACCTGCCTTCCATTTCAACATCCTGAAGCCCTATATGAAGATTTTCAATGACAGTGTGAACATCATGCAT GCCAAGTGGCAGCTCCTGGCCTCAGAGGGTAGTGCCTGTTTGGATATGTTTGAGCATATCAGCCTCATGACCTTGGACAGTCTGCAGAAATGCGTCTTCAGCTTTGACAGCCATTGCCAGGA GAAGCCCAGTGAATATATTGCCGCCATCTTGGAGCTCAGTGCCCTTGTATCAAAAAGACACCATGAGATCCTCCTGCATATTGACTTCCTGTATTATCTCACCCCTGATGGGCAGCGTTTCCGCAGGGCCTGCCGCCTGGTGCACGACTTCACAGATGCCGTCATCCAGGAGCGGCGCCGCACCCTCCCTAGCCAGGGTGTTGATGACTTCCTCCAAGCCAAGGCCAAATCCAAGACTTTGGACTTCATTGATGTGCTCCTGCTGAGCAAG GATGAAGACGGGAAGAAGTTATCTGATGAGGACATAAGAGCAGAAGCTGACACCTTTATGTTTGAGG GCCATGACACCACGGCCAGTGGTCTCTCCTGGGTCCTGTATCACCTTGCAAAGCACCCGGAATACCAGGAGCACTGCCGGAAGGAGGtgcaagagcttctgaaggaccGTGAGCCTAAAGAGATTGAATG GGACGACCTGGCCCAGCTGCCCTTCCTGACCATGTGCATTAAGGAGAGCCTGCGGCTGCATCCCCCAGTCCCGGTCATCTCCCGCCGTGTCACCCAGGACATTGTGCTCCCAGATGGCCGGGTCATCCCCAAAG GCATTATCTGCCTCATCAGTGTTTTCGGAACCCATCACAACCCAGCTGTGTGGCCGGACCCTGAG GTCTATGACCCCTTTCGCTTTGACCCAGAGAACATCAAGGAGAGGTCACCTCTGGCTTTTATTCCCTTCTCAGCAGGGCCCAG GAACTGCATCGGGCAGACGTTCGCGATGGCTGAGATGAAGGTGGTCCTGGCGCTCACGCTGCTGCGCTTCCGCGTCCTGCCTGACCACACCGAGCCCCGCAGGAAGCCGGAGCTGGTCCTGCGCGCAGAGGGCGGACTTTGGCTACGGGTGGAGCCCTTGAACTGA